Proteins from a genomic interval of Rhodothermus marinus:
- a CDS encoding 1-deoxy-D-xylulose-5-phosphate reductoisomerase, producing MQPVQETSETASSPVAAPRRLAVLGATGSIGTQTLDIVRLFPDRLSVQVLTARRNAARLLQQAQEFRPACVVIDDPEGYRQLREALAGTGIEVLQGEEGLCACVQRPDVDVVVAALVGFAGLRPVLAALEAGKQVALANKETLVAGGALVREALRRHGGTLIPIDSEHSAIFQCLVGEEPASVEALILTASGGPFRTRPLETFDRITPDEALCHPNWSMGAKVTVDSATMMNKGLEVIEAHWLFELPAERIQVLVHPQSIIHSMVTFVDGSTKAQLGVPDMRLPIQYALSYPERWEAPHERIDWVQLGRLDFEAPDPERFPCLPLAYEALRRGGTAPAVLNAANEQAVQLFLQEQIRFTDIARLVEAALEHLSEPEPVPSYEHLQEADRRARRYVQELAGVAAH from the coding sequence ATGCAGCCCGTGCAGGAAACCTCCGAGACGGCGTCGTCGCCTGTTGCTGCGCCCCGTCGGCTGGCCGTGCTGGGCGCGACGGGTTCAATCGGCACGCAGACGCTCGACATCGTGCGGCTTTTCCCGGATCGGCTCTCGGTGCAGGTCCTGACGGCCCGTCGCAACGCGGCACGTCTGCTTCAGCAGGCCCAGGAATTTCGTCCGGCCTGTGTGGTGATCGACGATCCGGAGGGCTACCGGCAGCTCCGGGAGGCACTGGCCGGCACAGGGATCGAAGTATTGCAGGGGGAGGAGGGACTCTGCGCCTGCGTGCAGCGGCCGGACGTGGACGTGGTGGTGGCGGCGCTTGTCGGTTTTGCCGGGCTGCGTCCGGTGCTGGCGGCGCTGGAAGCCGGTAAGCAGGTGGCGCTGGCCAACAAGGAGACGCTGGTGGCCGGTGGGGCGCTGGTGCGCGAAGCCTTGCGTCGGCACGGGGGCACGCTGATTCCGATCGACAGCGAGCATTCGGCCATTTTTCAGTGTCTGGTCGGGGAGGAACCGGCTTCGGTCGAAGCATTGATCCTGACGGCCTCAGGCGGGCCGTTTCGGACGCGGCCGCTGGAGACGTTCGACCGGATCACACCGGACGAGGCGCTCTGCCACCCGAACTGGTCGATGGGCGCCAAGGTGACGGTCGATTCGGCCACCATGATGAACAAAGGGCTGGAGGTCATCGAGGCGCACTGGCTCTTCGAGCTACCGGCCGAGCGCATCCAGGTGCTCGTGCATCCTCAGTCGATCATTCATTCGATGGTCACCTTTGTCGACGGCTCGACGAAGGCGCAGCTCGGCGTGCCCGACATGCGGCTGCCCATCCAGTACGCGCTGAGCTATCCCGAACGCTGGGAGGCCCCGCACGAGCGCATCGACTGGGTGCAGCTGGGCCGGCTCGACTTCGAGGCGCCCGACCCGGAACGCTTTCCCTGCCTGCCGCTGGCCTACGAGGCGCTGCGTCGGGGCGGTACGGCGCCGGCCGTGCTCAACGCGGCCAACGAGCAGGCCGTCCAGCTCTTTCTACAGGAACAGATCCGCTTTACCGACATAGCGCGACTGGTTGAGGCGGCCCTGGAACACCTGAGCGAACCCGAACCGGTGCCCTCCTACGAACACCTGCAGGAAGCCGACCGCAGGGCGCGGCGGTACGTGCAGGAACTCGCCGGTGTGGCCGCCCATTGA
- a CDS encoding tetratricopeptide repeat protein has protein sequence MRRRPARTFCLAALLLALSTPSRAQAPDSLLMARYRTAEQLLRSGQYQQALPLLESLYRERSDVYVFYDRLKQVYENLKRYDDALRLIESRLDARAPNPALLAEKGRLLYLKGDEAGAEAAWEAAIQAAPQQSGTYRVVYQTLLELRRFDEAIRVLERARRTLSNPSVFLLDLAYLYSLDGRYEEAMESYREFLQQDARRLGFVQTRLEPFMDEAAAREAGIAVFERAVRREPLNPAFRQMLAWLYLRNGDYDRALDVYRALDRLQQAQGQLLLQFALQARDAGALDAARTALEDILQQSSTSILPEAHYELGRLYEQQAHDGDTTAARLARRMYRDFLAAFPGHPLVPDALYRLARLELDVLHHPQAADSLLAVLLDRYADHEVAWQARFDQGRLALQTGDLSAARLAFLRLLDERRTGPLAEAARYQLALLDFYDGAFEAALAQLDILVEDAASDVANDALALRLLIQENRGPDSLDTPLRRYAQARLLMAQNRPEAALDSLNVLQQDVGMHPIADDVTLLRARLLRRLGRPTEALALLLEFPLRYPRSPLRDQSLYEAARIQEEDLRDHAAAIDTYTRLLTEFPGSPLIPEVRTRIRNLRGEDA, from the coding sequence ATGCGCCGACGTCCTGCGCGCACGTTTTGTCTGGCCGCGTTGCTGCTGGCGCTGAGCACTCCGTCCCGTGCGCAGGCGCCCGACAGCCTGCTCATGGCACGCTACCGCACTGCCGAACAACTGCTCCGCAGCGGCCAGTACCAGCAGGCCCTCCCTTTGCTGGAGTCGCTCTACCGGGAGCGCTCCGATGTTTACGTTTTCTACGACCGGCTCAAGCAGGTCTACGAAAATCTCAAGCGCTACGACGATGCGTTGCGCCTGATCGAATCGCGGCTGGATGCGCGCGCGCCCAATCCGGCGCTGCTGGCCGAAAAGGGCCGGCTGCTCTACCTGAAAGGCGACGAAGCAGGTGCAGAAGCAGCCTGGGAAGCGGCCATCCAGGCGGCCCCGCAGCAGAGCGGCACCTACCGCGTGGTCTACCAGACGCTGCTCGAGCTGCGACGCTTCGACGAGGCCATTCGCGTACTGGAACGCGCCCGGCGCACGCTTTCCAACCCCTCGGTATTCCTGCTGGACCTGGCCTACCTCTACAGTCTCGATGGCCGCTACGAGGAGGCCATGGAGTCTTACCGGGAATTTCTGCAGCAGGACGCCCGCCGGCTGGGCTTCGTGCAGACGCGCCTGGAGCCGTTCATGGACGAAGCGGCCGCCCGCGAGGCCGGCATTGCCGTCTTCGAGCGGGCCGTCCGCCGCGAGCCGCTAAACCCGGCCTTTCGCCAGATGCTGGCCTGGCTCTACCTGCGCAACGGCGACTACGACCGGGCGCTGGACGTGTACCGGGCGCTGGATCGGCTGCAACAGGCGCAGGGCCAGCTTCTGCTGCAATTCGCCCTGCAGGCCCGTGACGCAGGCGCCCTCGACGCAGCCCGCACCGCGCTGGAGGACATCCTGCAACAATCCAGTACTTCCATACTTCCGGAGGCGCACTACGAGCTGGGCCGCCTCTACGAGCAGCAGGCGCACGATGGCGACACGACGGCCGCCCGCCTGGCCCGGCGCATGTACCGGGATTTCCTGGCCGCCTTCCCCGGCCATCCGCTCGTTCCGGACGCCCTCTACCGGCTGGCGCGACTGGAGCTGGACGTGCTGCATCATCCGCAGGCCGCCGACTCGCTCCTGGCGGTGCTGCTGGACCGCTACGCCGACCACGAAGTGGCCTGGCAGGCCCGCTTCGATCAGGGTCGGCTGGCGCTGCAGACCGGCGACCTGAGCGCCGCGCGCCTGGCCTTCCTGCGGCTGCTCGACGAGCGCCGCACCGGCCCGCTGGCCGAAGCCGCCCGCTACCAGCTCGCACTGCTCGACTTCTACGACGGCGCCTTCGAAGCGGCCCTTGCGCAGCTCGACATCCTCGTCGAAGATGCCGCCTCCGACGTGGCCAACGATGCGCTGGCGCTCCGGCTGCTCATCCAGGAAAACCGCGGCCCGGACTCGCTCGACACCCCGCTCCGGCGCTACGCACAGGCCCGACTCCTGATGGCCCAGAACCGACCCGAAGCAGCGCTCGATTCGCTGAACGTGCTGCAACAGGACGTGGGCATGCACCCGATCGCCGACGACGTGACGCTGCTGCGGGCCCGCCTGCTCCGCCGGCTGGGCCGCCCGACCGAAGCCCTCGCACTCCTGCTCGAGTTCCCCCTGCGTTACCCTCGAAGCCCGCTGCGCGATCAGAGCCTCTACGAGGCGGCCCGCATCCAGGAAGAGGACCTGCGCGACCATGCGGCCGCTATCGACACCTATACGCGCCTGCTGACGGAATTTCCTGGATCGCCCCTGATTCCCGAAGTACGTACGCGCATTCGCAACCTTCGTGGAGAAGACGCCTGA
- a CDS encoding acyl-CoA thioesterase, whose product MEARPVRLSRCVMTEIVIPNDLNGLGNLLGGRLLHWMDLCAAISAQRHTNRVCVTAAVDFVEFRSPIRQGEIVVLESQVNRAFRTSMEIEVNVWAEDPRTQSRRFCNRAFYTFVAVDEEGRPVPVPPVKPETPEEQERYEQAARRRELRLLLSGRLPAEKARRLQASLAELAASASESPETNS is encoded by the coding sequence ATGGAAGCGCGGCCCGTGCGCCTTTCGCGCTGTGTGATGACGGAGATCGTCATCCCGAACGACCTGAACGGCCTGGGCAACCTGCTCGGCGGACGCCTGCTGCACTGGATGGACCTGTGCGCGGCGATCTCGGCCCAGCGCCACACGAACCGCGTGTGCGTGACGGCCGCCGTCGACTTTGTGGAGTTTCGCTCGCCGATCCGTCAGGGCGAGATCGTCGTGCTCGAAAGCCAGGTCAACCGGGCCTTCCGGACGTCCATGGAAATCGAGGTGAACGTCTGGGCCGAAGATCCGCGCACGCAGTCGCGGCGCTTCTGCAACCGGGCTTTCTACACGTTTGTCGCCGTCGATGAAGAAGGACGACCGGTCCCCGTGCCGCCGGTCAAGCCCGAAACGCCCGAGGAGCAGGAGCGCTACGAGCAGGCGGCCCGGCGGCGGGAGCTGCGCCTGTTGCTCTCCGGCCGCCTGCCCGCCGAAAAAGCCCGGCGGCTACAGGCCTCGCTCGCCGAACTGGCCGCCTCCGCGTCCGAATCCCCGGAAACCAACTCCTGA
- the rfbD gene encoding dTDP-4-dehydrorhamnose reductase has translation MLYQRILITGANGLLGQELVAQLSRHAEYDVLATARDPEPRFRGGSCGYVPLDVTDARAVRRIFQDFTPTVVINCAAMTQVDRCEIEKEACWRVNVEAVETLARLCRQFGARLIQVSTDFVFDGTAGPYRETDRPNPINFYGRSKLASENVVREAGIDRWAIARTVLVYGTGEQLSRSNIALWVIEQLSQGRRIRVVTDQWRTPTYVADLAAGIERIVRYNKHGIYHISGREFLSVYDFACLIADVFDLDRSLIEPVDSATLNQVAPRPPRTGFIILKAETELGYRPRSIPEALRHLGQRLGLPVSLP, from the coding sequence ATGCTTTACCAGCGCATCCTGATCACCGGTGCCAACGGCCTGCTGGGCCAGGAGCTGGTCGCCCAGCTCAGCCGGCACGCCGAGTACGACGTGCTGGCCACGGCCCGCGACCCGGAGCCCCGCTTTCGCGGCGGCTCGTGCGGGTACGTACCGCTCGACGTCACCGACGCCCGGGCCGTGCGCCGGATCTTCCAGGACTTCACGCCGACGGTGGTGATCAACTGCGCGGCCATGACGCAGGTGGACCGCTGCGAGATCGAAAAAGAGGCCTGCTGGCGCGTCAACGTCGAGGCCGTCGAGACGCTGGCCCGCCTGTGCCGTCAGTTCGGCGCGCGATTGATTCAGGTGTCGACCGATTTCGTTTTCGACGGCACGGCCGGTCCCTATCGGGAAACCGACCGCCCCAACCCGATCAACTTCTACGGCCGCTCGAAGCTGGCCAGCGAAAACGTGGTGCGCGAGGCCGGGATCGACCGCTGGGCCATCGCCCGCACCGTGCTCGTCTACGGCACGGGCGAACAGCTCAGCCGCTCGAACATCGCGCTCTGGGTGATCGAACAGCTCTCGCAGGGACGCCGCATCCGCGTCGTCACCGACCAGTGGCGCACGCCCACCTACGTGGCCGACCTGGCCGCCGGCATCGAGCGGATCGTCCGCTACAACAAGCACGGCATCTACCACATTTCGGGCCGGGAATTTCTCTCGGTCTACGACTTTGCCTGCCTGATCGCGGACGTGTTCGATCTGGACCGCTCGCTCATCGAACCGGTCGACAGCGCCACGCTCAACCAGGTGGCCCCGCGGCCGCCACGCACCGGCTTCATCATCCTGAAGGCCGAAACCGAACTGGGCTACCGCCCGCGCTCCATTCCCGAGGCGCTTCGCCATCTGGGCCAGCGCCTCGGCCTGCCGGTCTCGCTCCCCTGA